The genome window AAAGGCTTGTTGAAAATAATTATAGATATCGGGAAGGAATTCCAATTTCCGAATACTATTATAATTGCGGTAAAGTCTTGGGGAAAATGCACCAATTATCAAAAGGGTACTCTCCTGTTCATAGTCGGTATAGTTTTTTTGATAAATACACTCCTGAATATATCGAAAAATTAATACCCGGTTCATTGCCACTCCTGAAGGAGAAGTTAGTAGACCTCCTTAAAACCTTAAAAGAATTGGACAAGAGTAGCGATTCTTTCGGTATGGTTCATTTTGATTACAACGACGGGAATTATTCAATTGATTTTGATACTGGTCAAATGACCGTATATGATTTTGATAATTCATGTTATTTCTGGTACATGTTTGATCTAGCAGGTCTCTGGACGCAAGGAGTTGGCTGGATACAATTTGAACCAGATGCTGATAAACGGAAAAAGTTCATGGATTATTATTTTGAAACAGTACTTGAGGGATATAGATCCGAAACCGTTCTTGAAGATGCGATGTTGGATCAATTGCCTTTATTTATCCAAGTCACCCTTATGGAAGCTATTGTAGATGCATTTGAGGTGTTACTCAATAATGGTGAAGAACCAGAGGTGGATGAGGAGTTATCGTATCTCATAAAATGCTTAGAGGATGATATTCCGTATAAAGGCTTTTTCCATGATATTTACTCGTGGGAAGCCCCATTTGAGTATGAGAAACGCACTGTTTAGTCTTTTTATGGCAGGTTTTGTTTCTACTAAAATATATAATTAATATCAAAAAAGATTAGAGAATCGGAGACTTACAATGAAAACCGAATTCGATAATAAAACAAAAGAATATGCATTGGGAAGGCCTTCTTATCCAACAGAAGTATTGAAAACACTCAGAAAGCTGGGAATCAATGAACATTCCACAATCGCAGATATTGGAGCAGGGACTGGACTTCTTACAAGTTTGTTAGGCGAATTGGGCTGCAGGGTGCTGGCAATTGAACCTAACGACTTTATGCTACAAGAGGGTATAAAATATTGCTGGAATAAGGAAAATATCCAATTCATTAATGCCCCTGCTGAAGAAACGACATTGGAAGATAATAGTGTTGATATCATTACGATTGCACAAGCGTTTCATTGGTTTGATAAGGCATTATGCAACAAGGAATTTCAACGAATTTTAAAAGAAGATGGATTTGTCATGATTTTATTTAATGAAATGCAGCAAGATAGTCCATTAGAGAAAGAGTACACGAGTGTTCTTTATAAATATAAAGTAAAAACAAATGCCGCAATTTCCAACTTTGATCCAGACAAAGAAAAACTTCATTTTTTTGGACAGGATTATACCAAACTGCATTATGATCATTGGCACACATTAACGGAGGAAGGGTTTGTAGCAGGTGCACTATCGCTATCCTTTACTCCTACAAAATCGGATAGCAGCTATGAAGCATTTATAGCAGAGCTTCATGACCTCTTTTCAAAATATCAACAAAACGAAACTATAACGTTCCATTATAAAACCGAGGTTTGTATTTGTAAGTTTGCACAGGAATAAATCATTTGAATGATAAAAAAACGCTCAAAATTCTGAGCGTTTTTTGCTATTCGAAAGCAAGATGCCGTTTCTGATACTTCCCGCTAAATCAAAAAGGAAGCTGGAGAACCGTCCCTGTGCTTCCCCCGCTTCCCACTTCCTACCCCACAGCCTTCTCGGAAAATTGACTGTTGTACAGGTCGGCATAGAATCCGTCTTGCTCTAGCAGCTCCACGTGCGTTCCCTGTTCGATCACGGTTCCTTGGTCCATGACGAGGATCAGGTCGGCATCCTTGATGGTGGAGAGCCGGTGTGCAATGACAAAACTTGTTCTATCTTCCATCAAGCGATTCATCGCCTTCTGGATAAAGATCTCTGTCCGTGTGTCGACACTTGACGTCGCTTCATCCAAGATCATGATCGGTGGATTGGCAAGGATGGCCCGTGCAATGGTCAATAGCTGCTTCTGCCCTTGTGAGATATTCGAAGCTTCTTCATTCAAGACCGTCTCGTAGCCATCAGGCAGCGTCCGGATAAAATGGTCGGCATGAGCCGTGCGAGCGGCATTTGTAATTTCTTCATCAGTGGCTCCGGTTTTCCCATACGCCAGATTTTCCCGGATTGTTCCATTGAATAACCACGTATCCTGCAAAACCATTCCGAAGTTTTTTCGGAGATCCTCCCTGGACATTTCACGGGTATCAAATCCGTCAATGAGGATTTTTCCACCATTCAATTCATAGAAACGCATCAGCAAATTGATGAGCGTCGTTTTTCCTGCACCGGTCGGACCTACGATGGCAACGGTTTGGCCTGGCTTCACATGGATATTCATATCTTTGATCAGCATATCCTCTCCATAGCCAAAATCCACGTGTTCAAAATTGACGGCACCTTTGGCTCGTGCAACACTTACATCCGTTTTTTCTTCCGTCTCTTCTTCTTCATCAAGCAGTTCAAAAACGCGTTCCGCTGCTGCGACTGTCGATTGGATGATGTTCGCGATATTGGCCGTCTGAGTGATGGGCTGTGTGAACTGGCGTGTATAGGTGATAAAAGCTTGAATATCACCGATGGAAATGGCCCGTTGTGTCACAAGTATTCCTCCGACGACACTAATCAGCACATAGCTGATATTCCCGATGAACATCATCATCGGCATTATGATCCCGGAGATGAATTGTGCTTTGCTTCCTGCTTGATACAGTTTCTCATTGACTGCATCAAACTCAGCTCCGGCTTTTTTCTCATGGCCGAACGCTTTCACGACTTGGTGCCCTGTATACATTTCTTCAATATGTCCATTCAATTGGCCCAGCGTCCGCTGTTGATCGGCAAAGTGTTTTTGCGACCGCTTCAAGATCGGCCGGATCGCAAACATAGACAATGGGAGACTCACGATCGAGATCAGTGTCAAAAGCGGACTGATCGTCAGCATCATGATGATGATCCCGATGATGGTGACAATGGAAGTGATAAATTGGGTCAAGCTTTGCTGCATCGTCGTTCCGATTGTGTCAATATCATTGGACATGCGGCTGAGTGTATCTCCGTGCGAGTGTCCATCAAAGTATTTGAGCGGCAGCTTCTCAAGCTTCTTATTGACATCCTCCCTTAAATCATAGACCGTTCTTTGTGCGACGGTTGACATCAGATATTGCTGTACATACGTAAACAAGCTGCTCAATACATACAGTCCTGCCAGGGTGAGAAGGATCTGTCCAATGCCGGCAAAATCAATTTCGGCACCTGGGACCCCCGTGAATTTCCCGTAGGCTCCCTCGAATAATTTCGTAATGGCCGTCCCCATGATTTTTGGTCCTGCAATCATAAAGACCGTGCTGAGGATGGCTGCGATAAAAACAGCAATCAATCTGTTTCGGCGGGGCTTCAAGTAGCTCAAGAGTCTTTTCAAAGTCCCTTTAAAGTCCTTGGCTTTCTGCCCCATCATCAGCATGCTCCCGCCGCCGGGGCCATGTCCCATCTGCATTCCTTTTTGAGGTCTTTTTTGGCTGCTCATGCGATCTCCTCCTCAGACAGCTGCGATTCAACGATTTCACGATAGACCGAGTTGGTTTCCAGCAGCTCCTTATGCGTTCCGATCCCTGCTACTTCCCCTTTTTCAAGGACAATGATGCGATCGGCATCGATAACGGTGCTGACACGCTGTGCGACAATCAGCACGGTTGCCTCTTTCGTTTCGTTTTTCAACGCAGCGCGCAGCTTCGCATCTGTTTTATAATCCAATGCTGAAAAGCTGTCGTCAAAAATATAAAGGTCTGGCTTGCGGACTAGCGCACGGGCGATTGAAAGACGCTGTTTCTGCCCTCCGGATAAATTGCTTCCTCCCTGCTCTATCTCAGATTCATACCCATCCTTCATGCGGCCGATGAACTCTTCCGCTTGGGCGATTCTTGCTGCATGCTCGATTTCCCACTGTTCGGCATTTTCTTTTCCGAAGCGAATATTTTCCGCAATGGTTCCCGTGAACAGCAACGCTTTCTGCGGCACAAAGCCAATTTTTGAACGAACATCCTCTTGAGATGCTTCGCGGATATCCACCCCATTGACGCGGATGGCGCCGCTTGAAATTTCATAAAAACGGGGAATCAAATTCACAAGGGTCGATTTTCCAGATCCCGTTCCACCAATGACGGCCGTTACTTCGCCTGGTTTTGCCGAAAAACTGATATCCGTCAATGCAGGCTCCTCTGCGCCAGGATAGCTGAATGTGAC of Falsibacillus pallidus contains these proteins:
- a CDS encoding class I SAM-dependent methyltransferase translates to MKTEFDNKTKEYALGRPSYPTEVLKTLRKLGINEHSTIADIGAGTGLLTSLLGELGCRVLAIEPNDFMLQEGIKYCWNKENIQFINAPAEETTLEDNSVDIITIAQAFHWFDKALCNKEFQRILKEDGFVMILFNEMQQDSPLEKEYTSVLYKYKVKTNAAISNFDPDKEKLHFFGQDYTKLHYDHWHTLTEEGFVAGALSLSFTPTKSDSSYEAFIAELHDLFSKYQQNETITFHYKTEVCICKFAQE
- a CDS encoding ABC transporter ATP-binding protein, whose amino-acid sequence is MSSQKRPQKGMQMGHGPGGGSMLMMGQKAKDFKGTLKRLLSYLKPRRNRLIAVFIAAILSTVFMIAGPKIMGTAITKLFEGAYGKFTGVPGAEIDFAGIGQILLTLAGLYVLSSLFTYVQQYLMSTVAQRTVYDLREDVNKKLEKLPLKYFDGHSHGDTLSRMSNDIDTIGTTMQQSLTQFITSIVTIIGIIIMMLTISPLLTLISIVSLPLSMFAIRPILKRSQKHFADQQRTLGQLNGHIEEMYTGHQVVKAFGHEKKAGAEFDAVNEKLYQAGSKAQFISGIIMPMMMFIGNISYVLISVVGGILVTQRAISIGDIQAFITYTRQFTQPITQTANIANIIQSTVAAAERVFELLDEEEETEEKTDVSVARAKGAVNFEHVDFGYGEDMLIKDMNIHVKPGQTVAIVGPTGAGKTTLINLLMRFYELNGGKILIDGFDTREMSREDLRKNFGMVLQDTWLFNGTIRENLAYGKTGATDEEITNAARTAHADHFIRTLPDGYETVLNEEASNISQGQKQLLTIARAILANPPIMILDEATSSVDTRTEIFIQKAMNRLMEDRTSFVIAHRLSTIKDADLILVMDQGTVIEQGTHVELLEQDGFYADLYNSQFSEKAVG
- a CDS encoding phosphotransferase, coding for MHQLSKGYSPVHSRYSFFDKYTPEYIEKLIPGSLPLLKEKLVDLLKTLKELDKSSDSFGMVHFDYNDGNYSIDFDTGQMTVYDFDNSCYFWYMFDLAGLWTQGVGWIQFEPDADKRKKFMDYYFETVLEGYRSETVLEDAMLDQLPLFIQVTLMEAIVDAFEVLLNNGEEPEVDEELSYLIKCLEDDIPYKGFFHDIYSWEAPFEYEKRTV